A genomic region of Nitrospirota bacterium contains the following coding sequences:
- a CDS encoding DUF3536 domain-containing protein has product MKKYICIHGHFYQPPRENPWLERIEAQESAYPYHDWNERVNAECYAPIAVSRIVDGTGRIIRIVNNYEKINFDFGPTLLSWIEWHSPHIYNKIIEADKLSTENRSGHGNAMAQAYNHMIMPLANRQDKITQVVWGIQDFRKRFRRQPEGMWLPEAAVDTETLEIMSEHGIRFTVLAPGQARSVRPVGGEEWTDVSGGSIDTTIPYLCRLPSGAEMHIIFYEGGIAHDVSFGDLLNSGESFASRLFEALKHGGNHSPIVNIATDGETYGHHHKFGEMALAYAVDHIERDPGVRLCNYAEYLSLNNPSHEVQIIENTSWSCAHGIERWRSDCGCATGGHSEWNQGWRAPLRESLDWLRERFAGIYEEHAPGLLKDPWSARNNYIDVILERSDTTKDIFFSNNAVKSLNSEERVTALKLLEMQRNAMLMYTSCGWFFEDISGIETVQILRYAARAIELAGEVSGQWLEDEFLKRLAGARSNIEELGNGADIYKRSVKPSRADLKRATVHVAISSFFEEYPEDTEVYCYRVKTEDYQKLRHEDTEIAIGRLRVTSLITEETKTLVFAALQLGAYDYNCAVTDYTDNREYKKIKKEILSGFSRGDIAGILKNTERFFGPERYTIKDLFKDEQQRLLDVIIKDNIEEIEKNFEGVYEKNSFLMGMLEEFGHRIPGVFMMATEIALKREMQQAIQSKRVDTERVSFLLREMKRWHIKLDLKWLEMFLRRRLEEEMRRFSEAPDFEHLERVNEVLTVVFLMPVQVNLWTAQNIYYDMLMSVYQDMLKCEESGEKDIMANDVKAKDIREWIEGFLHLGQRLFFNIEEITR; this is encoded by the coding sequence ATGAAAAAATATATCTGTATACATGGTCATTTCTATCAGCCCCCCAGGGAAAATCCCTGGCTTGAGAGGATCGAGGCTCAGGAGTCTGCATATCCGTACCATGACTGGAATGAGCGGGTCAACGCTGAGTGCTATGCACCTATCGCTGTTTCGAGGATAGTGGATGGTACGGGCAGAATTATCCGGATCGTGAATAATTATGAAAAGATAAACTTTGACTTCGGCCCAACACTGCTTAGCTGGATTGAATGGCATTCACCGCATATTTATAACAAGATCATTGAGGCCGACAAGCTGAGCACAGAGAACCGTTCAGGCCACGGCAATGCAATGGCGCAGGCATACAATCACATGATAATGCCCCTGGCAAACAGGCAGGACAAGATTACTCAGGTCGTCTGGGGCATACAGGATTTCAGAAAGAGGTTTAGACGTCAGCCCGAGGGTATGTGGCTTCCAGAGGCTGCAGTGGATACAGAGACCCTCGAGATAATGAGCGAACACGGGATTAGGTTCACGGTCCTTGCTCCGGGGCAGGCAAGGAGTGTCAGGCCGGTTGGAGGGGAGGAGTGGACTGATGTGTCGGGTGGCTCAATAGATACCACCATACCCTATCTGTGCAGGTTACCTTCAGGGGCTGAAATGCACATTATCTTCTATGAAGGGGGGATTGCTCATGACGTCTCCTTTGGTGACCTGCTCAACAGTGGTGAGTCCTTTGCAAGCAGGCTATTTGAGGCATTAAAGCACGGTGGGAACCATTCGCCAATTGTTAACATTGCAACTGATGGTGAGACTTACGGCCATCATCACAAGTTTGGTGAGATGGCCCTTGCCTATGCAGTTGACCATATTGAGAGGGACCCCGGTGTCAGGCTATGCAATTACGCAGAATATCTCTCACTTAACAACCCCTCGCATGAGGTGCAGATCATCGAAAATACCTCCTGGAGTTGTGCCCACGGGATTGAGAGGTGGCGCTCTGATTGTGGTTGCGCCACCGGGGGCCATTCTGAATGGAATCAGGGATGGAGGGCCCCCCTGCGTGAAAGTCTGGACTGGCTGAGGGAAAGGTTTGCCGGGATTTATGAAGAACATGCTCCAGGTCTTCTGAAAGACCCCTGGAGTGCAAGAAACAATTACATAGACGTGATACTGGAGCGTTCAGATACCACAAAGGATATCTTCTTCAGCAACAATGCCGTAAAGTCTCTGAACAGCGAGGAGAGGGTTACCGCTTTAAAACTCCTTGAAATGCAGAGAAATGCAATGTTGATGTACACAAGCTGCGGCTGGTTTTTCGAAGACATCTCGGGCATTGAGACGGTCCAGATACTCCGGTATGCTGCCCGGGCAATAGAGCTTGCCGGTGAGGTATCGGGACAATGGCTTGAAGATGAGTTTCTTAAAAGACTTGCAGGTGCAAGGAGCAATATTGAGGAGTTGGGCAATGGAGCGGATATATACAAAAGGTCTGTAAAGCCTTCAAGGGCGGATCTGAAGAGGGCGACAGTGCATGTGGCCATAAGCTCGTTTTTTGAAGAATATCCTGAAGACACCGAGGTCTACTGTTACAGGGTGAAGACGGAGGATTATCAGAAACTGAGGCACGAGGATACAGAGATTGCAATCGGCAGGCTTCGCGTTACTTCGTTAATAACGGAAGAGACAAAGACCCTCGTCTTTGCCGCCCTTCAACTCGGAGCGTATGATTATAATTGTGCTGTTACGGATTACACGGATAACAGGGAATACAAAAAGATAAAAAAAGAGATACTCTCCGGGTTCAGCAGGGGGGACATAGCTGGAATACTGAAGAATACAGAGAGGTTTTTTGGTCCTGAGCGCTATACAATCAAGGATCTTTTCAAGGACGAGCAGCAGAGGCTGCTCGATGTTATCATCAAGGACAATATTGAAGAGATAGAGAAAAACTTTGAGGGTGTATATGAAAAGAACTCCTTTCTTATGGGCATGCTTGAGGAGTTTGGTCACAGGATCCCCGGGGTCTTCATGATGGCAACCGAGATAGCACTGAAGCGGGAGATGCAGCAGGCCATACAGAGCAAGAGGGTGGACACGGAAAGGGTCAGTTTTCTGCTCCGGGAGATGAAGCGGTGGCATATAAAACTGGATCTGAAGTGGCTGGAGATGTTCCTGAGGCGAAGACTCGAAGAGGAGATGAGGAGATTCAGTGAGGCCCCTGACTTTGAGCACCTTGAAAGGGTTAATGAAGTGCTGACTGTTGTCTTTCTCATGCCTGTGCAGGTGAATCTCTGGACTGCCCAGAATATATACTACGATATGCTGATGTCTGTATACCAGGATATGCTGAAGTGCGAAGAATCAGGTGAAAAGGATATCATGGCAAACGATGTCAAGGCAAAGGATATCAGAGAATGGATAGAGGGGTTTTTGCATCTTGGGCAGAGGCTTTTTTTCAATATTGAGGAGATAACCCGTTAA
- a CDS encoding PEP/pyruvate-binding domain-containing protein has protein sequence MAEEIKTRSGVNLLVERRDIAGGIELSLRMKSRKKCILHWGLALNESAPWQIPPQPLWPEGSRAFDEGALQTPFILHNNEGRIIVRLDKDLNFAILNFALFFPEDGSWDNNRGKNYRIKIKSPARKGPSPAQVLEEELKEREVLFKDVYGLDPDSQLAVALCREDGRYRLNLLTDMPGLLILHWGVAMHGRDEWLLPPSSMHPAGTEVFDDKAAETPFVLHEGMNRLILKFGEDDAPMGIPFVLRHPGTGRWIKDRGRNFYVPVAGQKEVPLSQLAETIIRAEMGNHSWTLMHRFNLCHDLLERVGNDVEGLALLFVWMRFSAIRQLVWQRNYNTKPSELTHSQDRLTLKLADVYISEPASRDLIRLMMTTVGRGGEGQRIRDEILHIMHRHHIKEVAGHFLEEWHQKLHNNATPDDIVICEAYLNFLRSDGDLELFYRTLEAGGVTKERLEGFERPIKSPPDFIPHLKDALIHDFEEYLRLLRSVHSGTDLESAINAARYLLDAEASGMLEFIWKHKDNSRTEMVELVDRITRVRRILNKLLSTEKDNARVRDILYLDLALEEFLRVIVERNIHSRMEVKELVELVGMVLENVRFFYDSEEFLACLREWKRLKAVSPLTLDRALHAKAVLDRIGRAIGAFIDHYYQLLQPKAELLGKAFQADSWAITLFSEEIVRGRPAFVLSMLLRYLDPVLRKKAKLGNWQVISQGQGIGRVETVEALGAVQGKRFDSPTVIIADKVRGDEEPPEGVTAVITPDAVDLVSHVAVRARNAHLLFAICYDRKHLERLKSLKGRYLNFAVDTSGDVVFEEVSGEMVNVPPRVKLGFIKIARPEFTAYAIGARDFREGVVGGKSLNLTRLQGKLPDWVHLPASVALPFGVFEKVLALDRNSEIAQHYRELVSGLDGNPEEILEDIRKTLLGLEAPEELPSVLRGVMEDAGLGWPKDWDDTWMCIKRVWASKWNERAYLSRKARGIPDEDLFMAVLIQQVVEAEYSFVIHTDNPFTGDSDELYAEVVLGLGETLVGNYPGRALGFTCRKRGSEPQLLSYPSKSVGLFGGGLIFRSDSNGEDLSGYAGAGLYDSVMLKPPRKVLLDYTEEPLVWDENFRNELLTGITNVGVMVEKVLGSPQDIEGACSQGRYYVVQTRPQV, from the coding sequence ATGGCTGAGGAGATAAAGACAAGAAGTGGTGTCAATCTGCTGGTAGAGAGACGGGACATAGCCGGCGGGATTGAATTATCACTACGAATGAAAAGCAGGAAAAAATGCATCCTGCACTGGGGACTTGCGCTCAATGAAAGCGCTCCCTGGCAGATCCCCCCGCAACCGCTCTGGCCCGAAGGCAGCAGGGCCTTTGATGAGGGGGCGCTTCAAACACCTTTCATTCTTCATAACAATGAAGGCCGAATCATCGTCAGGCTGGATAAGGACCTGAATTTCGCAATCCTGAACTTTGCCCTCTTCTTTCCCGAGGACGGTTCCTGGGACAATAACCGGGGAAAGAACTACCGGATCAAGATCAAATCACCGGCACGCAAAGGGCCTTCTCCGGCACAGGTACTGGAGGAGGAGCTGAAGGAGCGTGAAGTATTATTTAAAGACGTGTATGGACTTGACCCGGACAGTCAACTGGCAGTTGCCCTCTGCAGGGAAGACGGCCGCTACCGGCTCAATCTGCTTACCGACATGCCGGGGCTCCTGATCCTGCATTGGGGTGTGGCAATGCATGGACGTGATGAATGGCTCCTGCCCCCCTCTTCAATGCATCCGGCCGGAACAGAGGTGTTTGACGACAAAGCTGCAGAAACACCTTTTGTCCTGCATGAAGGCATGAACCGGCTGATACTGAAATTCGGGGAAGATGATGCCCCCATGGGGATTCCCTTTGTGCTGAGGCATCCCGGCACAGGCCGCTGGATTAAAGACCGGGGCCGGAACTTCTACGTACCTGTGGCCGGTCAAAAGGAGGTTCCCCTGTCTCAACTTGCCGAAACGATCATCCGGGCTGAAATGGGCAACCATTCATGGACGCTGATGCACAGGTTTAACCTCTGCCACGACCTGCTGGAGAGAGTCGGAAATGACGTGGAAGGCCTGGCACTGCTTTTTGTATGGATGCGTTTTTCAGCCATAAGGCAACTGGTCTGGCAGCGGAATTATAATACAAAACCGAGTGAATTGACTCACTCACAGGACCGCCTGACCCTGAAGCTTGCAGATGTCTATATAAGTGAACCGGCAAGCCGTGATCTAATCCGCCTGATGATGACCACAGTGGGCAGGGGCGGTGAGGGCCAGCGTATCCGTGACGAGATACTCCACATCATGCACAGACACCACATAAAGGAGGTGGCAGGCCATTTTCTGGAGGAGTGGCACCAGAAACTCCACAACAACGCCACCCCCGATGATATCGTCATCTGTGAGGCTTACCTGAACTTCCTGAGAAGTGACGGAGATCTTGAGCTCTTCTACAGAACCCTTGAGGCCGGAGGTGTTACAAAAGAGAGGCTGGAAGGCTTTGAACGGCCTATAAAAAGCCCTCCGGATTTTATCCCCCACCTGAAAGACGCCCTGATACATGATTTTGAGGAGTATCTAAGACTTTTAAGATCGGTTCATTCCGGCACTGATCTTGAAAGCGCCATCAATGCCGCCAGGTATCTACTGGATGCCGAAGCAAGCGGGATGCTGGAATTCATATGGAAGCACAAGGATAACAGCAGAACAGAGATGGTGGAGCTCGTTGACAGGATCACCCGGGTTCGGCGCATTCTTAACAAACTCCTGAGCACGGAAAAGGATAACGCCAGGGTTCGTGATATCCTCTACCTCGACCTTGCACTCGAGGAGTTCCTGCGCGTTATCGTAGAGCGCAATATACACTCCCGCATGGAGGTGAAGGAACTTGTAGAACTGGTGGGCATGGTACTTGAGAACGTAAGGTTCTTCTATGACAGTGAAGAGTTTTTAGCATGTCTCCGTGAGTGGAAAAGGCTCAAGGCGGTCTCTCCCCTTACCCTTGACCGAGCACTCCACGCCAAGGCCGTTCTTGACAGGATAGGGCGTGCCATAGGCGCCTTTATCGACCATTATTACCAGTTGCTGCAACCCAAGGCAGAATTACTCGGCAAGGCATTTCAAGCCGATTCATGGGCCATTACACTCTTCTCTGAGGAGATTGTGCGCGGCAGGCCTGCATTTGTTCTGTCCATGCTTTTGCGTTATCTGGACCCGGTATTGCGAAAAAAAGCAAAGCTCGGCAACTGGCAGGTTATCAGCCAGGGCCAGGGGATTGGACGGGTCGAGACAGTGGAGGCATTAGGGGCCGTTCAGGGCAAAAGGTTTGACAGTCCCACAGTTATCATTGCAGACAAGGTAAGGGGAGACGAAGAGCCCCCTGAAGGTGTAACCGCTGTTATTACTCCGGATGCAGTTGATCTTGTGTCTCATGTGGCGGTCCGTGCCAGAAACGCTCACCTCCTCTTTGCCATCTGTTACGACAGAAAACACCTTGAGCGCCTTAAATCACTCAAGGGCCGTTACCTTAACTTTGCGGTGGATACATCAGGAGACGTGGTATTTGAAGAGGTTTCCGGTGAAATGGTTAATGTACCCCCACGGGTAAAGTTGGGATTTATAAAAATAGCCCGGCCTGAGTTTACAGCATACGCTATAGGTGCAAGGGATTTCAGGGAAGGAGTAGTGGGCGGCAAGTCCCTCAACCTGACCCGCCTGCAGGGTAAATTGCCTGATTGGGTCCATCTGCCCGCTTCAGTGGCACTGCCGTTTGGTGTATTCGAAAAAGTGCTTGCACTGGATCGTAACAGCGAGATTGCACAACATTACCGGGAACTCGTATCCGGGCTTGACGGCAACCCCGAAGAGATACTTGAAGATATCCGCAAGACCCTGCTGGGGCTTGAAGCCCCGGAGGAGTTGCCATCCGTACTTCGCGGGGTTATGGAGGATGCAGGGCTTGGGTGGCCCAAAGACTGGGATGACACCTGGATGTGTATCAAGCGTGTCTGGGCGTCCAAGTGGAATGAAAGGGCATATCTGAGCCGTAAGGCAAGGGGTATCCCTGATGAGGACCTTTTCATGGCAGTGCTCATCCAGCAGGTCGTGGAGGCGGAATACTCCTTTGTAATCCATACGGACAATCCTTTTACAGGCGACAGTGATGAACTCTATGCAGAGGTGGTGTTGGGCCTTGGGGAGACCCTGGTCGGTAACTATCCGGGCAGGGCCCTTGGTTTTACCTGCAGGAAAAGGGGGTCTGAACCACAGCTCCTTTCCTATCCGAGTAAAAGCGTTGGTCTCTTTGGTGGAGGACTCATCTTCCGTTCGGACTCCAATGGAGAGGACCTGAGCGGTTACGCGGGGGCCGGCCTTTATGACAGCGTAATGCTGAAACCGCCCCGTAAGGTTTTACTAGATTATACAGAGGAGCCATTGGTGTGGGATGAGAATTTCAGAAATGAACTCCTGACCGGAATCACCAACGTCGGCGTCATGGTTGAAAAGGTCCTTGGCTCTCCGCAGGATATCGAGGGTGCCTGCTCCCAGGGCCGTTATTATGTAGTACAGACACGTCCTCAGGTGTGA
- the malQ gene encoding 4-alpha-glucanotransferase, giving the protein MKIQDLINELSNLCGIIPEYYDAWDKLRTVPFETKTAALRAMGYDTAEPGRVREAIEGIKQKRYTALIEPAKVVSINAQSGELRLCIPAEDVDEKTVLRWSVTDEEDHTEVNSAELSGIPRQTVKEVAGKRVIEVSVADRDDRPTGYYDVSVEVVSAGHVLSGRMRLIITPDRAYLHPALADGNRTWGLGINLYALRSGSNQGVGDLSDLGEMLQWVGSELEGDFVAINPLHSIANRMPYGVSPYSPLSRLYCNMIYIDIYGVEDVMNSRRATAIIESPEFVEELERLRQTELVDYEGVARLKEPVLSAAFQYLYEEHLLSLTERGRRFRLFISSEGKPLDDYATFLSLHEHFTQKGLCRWKDWPQEYHNPDAHEVRMFRERHEKRITFHKYIQWLINEQLGNASKKAEESGMSVGLYRDLAVGSLADGSDVWGNQEIFAIDVNVGAPPDNFSLRGQNWGFPPLIPDRLRQQGYDFFIQVIRENLKHAGAIRIDHALGLFRLYWIPPGIKSQDGVYIRYPSEDLLRIIALESMRNRVVVIAEDLGTVGKKVRETLQRFGMLSYRLFYYERDRSTREYLPPQVYPEMAVTSITTHDLPTISGFWTGRDIEVKKALKLYPDEDAWLLDLSNRQADRQRLLKALKRAGLLPPGMPADPGRIPVMTDELCLAIYRYLAMTPSKLLTVNLDDILGTEDQQNLPSTVDEYPNWRRKVPYSTDELMKMEVFGKLVGIREKRDQADCISGNKGYKERHD; this is encoded by the coding sequence ATGAAGATACAAGACCTTATAAATGAACTTTCCAATCTCTGCGGCATCATTCCTGAGTATTATGACGCATGGGACAAGCTCCGAACTGTTCCGTTTGAGACCAAAACGGCTGCACTCAGGGCCATGGGATATGATACCGCGGAGCCCGGAAGGGTGAGGGAGGCAATAGAAGGGATTAAGCAGAAGAGGTACACTGCCCTGATTGAGCCGGCAAAGGTTGTATCAATAAATGCCCAGTCCGGGGAGCTCCGGTTGTGTATACCGGCTGAAGATGTTGATGAAAAGACGGTTTTAAGATGGTCTGTTACTGATGAGGAAGACCATACAGAGGTCAACAGCGCGGAGCTTTCAGGTATTCCCCGGCAGACAGTTAAAGAGGTTGCCGGAAAGAGGGTTATCGAGGTTTCAGTTGCAGACAGGGATGACAGGCCAACAGGATATTACGATGTAAGCGTCGAGGTCGTTTCGGCAGGTCACGTCCTGTCAGGGCGGATGCGGCTCATCATAACTCCGGACAGGGCCTACCTGCACCCGGCTCTTGCGGACGGCAACAGGACCTGGGGTCTCGGAATAAACCTCTATGCCCTGCGTTCCGGCAGTAACCAGGGAGTTGGTGATCTGAGTGATTTGGGGGAGATGCTCCAATGGGTAGGCAGTGAGCTGGAGGGAGATTTTGTAGCGATAAATCCCCTGCACAGTATTGCCAACCGGATGCCCTACGGCGTGAGTCCGTACTCTCCGCTAAGCCGCCTGTACTGCAACATGATATACATAGATATCTACGGGGTTGAAGACGTCATGAACTCAAGGAGGGCAACGGCAATAATTGAGAGCCCCGAATTCGTTGAGGAGCTTGAGAGGCTGCGGCAGACCGAACTTGTTGACTATGAGGGGGTTGCAAGACTCAAGGAGCCGGTGCTGAGTGCGGCATTTCAGTATTTATATGAAGAGCACCTCCTTTCCCTGACAGAGAGGGGTCGAAGGTTCAGGCTTTTTATCTCTTCCGAGGGAAAACCACTTGATGACTATGCAACGTTTCTCTCCCTCCACGAACACTTTACGCAGAAAGGGCTTTGTCGCTGGAAGGACTGGCCACAGGAGTACCATAACCCTGATGCTCATGAAGTCAGGATGTTCAGGGAGAGGCACGAAAAGAGGATAACCTTTCACAAGTACATACAGTGGCTGATAAATGAACAGCTTGGTAATGCATCAAAAAAGGCAGAGGAATCAGGCATGTCAGTAGGGCTTTACAGGGACCTCGCCGTAGGCTCACTCGCTGACGGCAGTGATGTATGGGGCAATCAGGAGATATTTGCCATTGACGTAAACGTCGGAGCCCCGCCTGACAATTTCAGCCTCAGGGGCCAGAACTGGGGCTTTCCACCATTGATTCCCGACAGGCTGCGTCAGCAGGGTTACGACTTCTTTATACAGGTTATCAGAGAGAATCTAAAACACGCCGGAGCCATCCGTATCGACCATGCCCTGGGGTTGTTCAGGCTGTACTGGATTCCTCCGGGCATAAAGTCACAGGATGGTGTTTATATACGCTATCCCTCTGAAGACCTCCTCAGGATAATAGCACTTGAGAGCATGAGGAACCGCGTAGTCGTGATTGCCGAAGACCTCGGCACTGTCGGCAAGAAAGTAAGGGAGACCCTGCAGAGGTTCGGGATGCTCTCCTACAGGCTTTTTTACTACGAGAGGGACCGTTCAACCCGGGAGTATCTGCCCCCGCAGGTATACCCTGAGATGGCGGTCACCTCGATCACTACCCACGACCTTCCCACCATCTCCGGGTTCTGGACAGGAAGGGATATAGAGGTCAAAAAGGCGCTTAAGCTCTATCCTGACGAAGATGCCTGGTTGCTGGACCTGTCAAACAGGCAGGCTGACAGGCAGAGGCTTCTGAAGGCACTTAAACGGGCAGGACTGCTGCCGCCGGGAATGCCAGCTGACCCCGGGAGAATCCCTGTTATGACAGATGAACTATGCCTTGCCATTTACAGATACCTTGCAATGACCCCCTCAAAACTTCTGACCGTAAATCTTGACGATATCCTGGGGACGGAAGACCAGCAAAATCTGCCCTCAACCGTAGATGAATATCCGAACTGGAGACGGAAGGTGCCTTACAGCACGGACGAGCTCATGAAGATGGAGGTTTTTGGGAAACTCGTTGGGATAAGGGAGAAGCGTGACCAGGCAGATTGTATATCCGGAAATAAGGGGTATAAAGAGAGACATGATTAA